The genome window ACGGCTGGGAGGCGATCGCGAGGATCAAGTCAGAAGTGGAAACCAAGAATATTCCGGTAATTGCACTCTCAGCTCATGCAATGCAGGAAGACCGGACTCGAGCACAACAAGCGGGTTGTGATGACTTCGACACCAAGCCGGTCGACATGCCAAGGCTGCTCCACAAGATCGAGCGGCTCATTAAAGAAGCACCCACGGAATGAGCAACGATCAACCCGCGCTTTTGATCGTCGATGACAATGAGGACAACCGCTATACCCTGATTCGGCGGCTGAAGCGGGAGGGTTATGAGAAGGTTTTGATAGCCACCGATGGGCAGAA of Limibacillus sp. contains these proteins:
- a CDS encoding response regulator — its product is MIKILYVEDNEDNVYMLTQRLSRKGYEVVVASDGEQGVRMSQSESPALIIMDLGLPVLDGWEAIARIKSEVETKNIPVIALSAHAMQEDRTRAQQAGCDDFDTKPVDMPRLLHKIERLIKEAPTE